GGATAAGGTGATCGAGTCGGAGGTGAGTCATCCTCAAATGGCTGGAGCCAAGGGCTCTGCCTGTTCCATGCCAGCATGTGACGGCAAGGTGATGAAAGATGAGAGAGGAGCTGACGTGATCCCTTGTGACTGTAGGTGTGTGCTATTCTTTCCTATATAACACATTGTCGGCCAATGATTAATCTCACTAAATTTTTATGCAGCTGAATTATATGCATGCTGAGAATATATAGATCTAGTTAGGAATAAGATGACTAAAACAATGCTATGTTGAAACGTATTGTCTAGGTTTAAGATTTGTAGAGACTGCTTCATGGATGCCCAAAAAGGAAATGGTTTATGCCCAGGTTGCAAGGAGCCATACAAAGCCGAAGACTATGATCAAGACGATCCACAAGATTTCTCGAGTGGAGCACTACCATTGCCAGCCCCGAATGGCACAAAGAGGGACCCCAAAAATATGTCTATGATGAAGAGGAACCAAACCGGAGAATTTGATCACAATAGGTGGTTGTTTGAGACAAAAGGCACCTATGGCGTTGGAAATGCCTATTGGCCCCAAGATGACATCTacgatgatgaggatgatgaaGGTTTCAAAGGGGGTATGATGGAATCAATGGATAAACCTTGGAAGCCCCTAAGTCGAAGAATGCCAATTCCAGCCGCCATTATCAGTCCTTACAGGTTAATTAACACATCAATTTCCAAGTTGAACTTTTTCTACATGGGATTACTCTACTAGAATAATTGATCATGATGGTACGTATATATACttaatgaagaagaatttgacATAATGCAGGTTACTAGTCTTTGTCCGTCTAGTGGTCCTATGTTTCTTTTTGCATTGGAGGCTGTCACATCCAAATGAAGATGCAGTATGGTTGTGGTTGATGTCAGTGGTGTGTGAGGTGTGGTTTGCCTTCTCATGGGTCCTAGACCAGGTTCCTAAGCTTTGCCCCATCAATCGATGCACAGATCTTCAAGTCCTCCACGACAAGTTTGATATGCCATCACCCGCCAATCCCACCGGTCGCTCTGACCTTCCTGGTGTTGATCTATTTGTGTCCACGGCTGATCCTGAGAAAGAACCGCCACTTGTCACTGCCTGTACCATCCTTTCAATTCTAGCCGTTGATTACCCAGTGGAAAAGATTGCATGTTATGTTTCTGATGATGGTGGCGCCCTCCTTACCTTTGAGGCCATGGCCGAGGCTGCAAGCTTTGCTGACTTATGGGTTCCATTCTGTCGAAAGCATAATATTGAGCCAAGAAATCCTGAGACTTATTTCAGCTTAAAAGTTGACCCAACCAAGAACAAAAGCAGGTTGGATTTTGTGAAGGATAGGAGGAAGGTGAAGAGAGAGTTTGACGAGTTCAAAGTAAGGATAAATGGGCTTCCAGACTCGATTAGGAGGAGATCAGAAGCATTCAACGCCAGGGAAGAAATGAAGATGTTGAAGCACATGAGGGAAAGTGGAGCAGACCCATTGGAGGCCGTAATGAAGGTCCAAAAAGCCACATGGATGGCTGATGGTACCCACTGGCCTGGTACTTGGACTATGCCTGCTAGTGAACATGCCAGAGGTGACCATGCAGGAATTCTTCAGGTATAAACTTAGCTTGCATAGATAACAACTTTGTTTGTTCGATAATtcatgtgtatgtatatatatatgatattaggCCATGTTATAGTTTGTAactttttgtatattttctttGCAAACTATCAATATTAGCttattttaggaaaaattaTTGTATAGGTCGTTAGGTTTGACGTTTTTTCAAACTAACCCCTagtgttaaaataaaataaaattaaaaaaatcaaactaattcaaatttacaaacttaaactatcaaaaagtttaaaaattaaataaataaaattaaaaacattagaaaactataaagatcaaaaagtaattttttttaaaaaataaaaacttaagtGAAAATACACAAATAAACAAACGGACCTCTAATGAGGCCCTCGTGGGTAGCCTCCATTGGACGACAACAGGGTTGCCCAAAACGGGCAACCATGTGTGTGGCCCAGATTGATCCACCCATGTAGTAGCCAACGATGGCCATCCATCAGGCAACCCAGATTGACCTCAGATTGCTCACCCGTGAGAGTCACCCCTCGTGAGGGACccggtttatttatttatatttatatatatatatatatatatatatatttaacttttgTTTTTAGCTTTTCAATATTACgttttatttgtttagtttctttttaggtttatatttttaattattaaattgaattatttcatttatttatttatctttatttttataaatttgtacgtatgttttttaattttcaaatttttaatttttttaatattcagtCTGACATGACATTGTCGACTATAAATATTTAACATACTTCCATTTGTGATTAGTCAGGACGGGGCAAATAAGTGCCACACCATTAACTTGTcttaatgaattaataagagataTGGGAAGATTTAAACCAATAATTAATGTGAAAAGATATTTGTAGTCATTAAGTAGATAAATATcgtatatcttttttttaaaaaagagtaaatataagacttacaagaaaaaaatttaattttttattattaaattttactcatttttaaaatgaatatgcaGCCTTTACGtatattcataattaattaattttttcttaatgattgtGTGTACGTAGGACtatgatttcaaatttttatgtaACATGTAGCCATTACTGATTTGCATAGACTAAACAATGCACAGGTGATGTTGAAGCCCCCTAGCTGTGATCCACTAATGGGAGAGGCCGACGAAAGGATCATAGACTTCTCCGATGTGGACATACGTCTTCCCATGTTCGTATATGTTTCACGTGAGAAACGACCAGGCTATGATCACAATAAGAAGGCCGGTGCCATGAATGCCCTTGTGCGAGCATCTGCCGTCCTCTCCAATGGCCCATTCATTCTCAATCTTGACTGTGACCACTACATCTACAACTGCAGAGCTATCCGTGAAGGAATGTGCTTTATGATGGACCGAGGAGGTGAGAACATTTGCTATATCCAATTCCCACAAAGATTTGAAGGCATTGATCCTTCTGATCGGTATGCCAACCACAATACCGTGTTCTTTGACGGCAACATGCGCGCCCTCGACGGAGTgcaggtgattttttttttttttttttttaatgcatattGGATAGAAGTAATTTATAGTAGTactttgtttagaagtttgggaTTTACGCAACCCTGAATCATGACTACTATGCAGGGCCCAGTTTATGTGGGAACAGGTTGCATGTTTAGGCGGTTTGCCTTGTATGGCTTCGACCCACCAAAAACCGATGAGATTTCGCAGAGCACTGACTCTGAGATGCACACCTTAAAGGCCAATGACTTTGATCCTGATCTTGATGTGAATAGACTACCCAAGCGTTTTGGAAATTCCATAATGCTATCCGAATCCATACCTATAGCTGAGTACCACGGCCGCCCACTGGCTGATCATTCTGCAGTCAAGTATGGTCGGCCTCCTGGTATTCTAAGGGCACCACGCGATCCTCTTGATGCCACGACTGTTGCTGAAGCTGTCTCTGTCATTTCTTGTTGGTATGcctttcaattaaaaaaaaaaaaggatcagaGAACATATATTTTGTACAATACCTTAACACAATAACTAACATGATTAGTACGTTGCATGTTACATAAACAGGTACGAGGATAAGACTGAATGGGGGGACCGAGTGGGTTGGATTTACGGTTCGGTCACGGAAGATGTTTTGACAGGTTACCGAATGCACAACCGTGGGTGGCACTCAGTCTACTGCATCACCAAGCGTGATGCATTTCGCGGGTCAGCTCCGATCAACCTCACAGATAGACTCCACCAAGTGCTCCGTTGGGCTACAGGCTCCGTTGAGATTTTCTTCTCTAGAAATAATCCCTTGTTGGCTTCGAGGCGTCTGATGCTTCTCCAGCGTCTGGCATACCTTAACGTTGGCATTTATCCCTTCACCTCTTTATTCCTTATTGTCTATTGCTTCCTCCCCGCACTCTCTCTAATCTCTGGAAACTTCATCGTGCAAACTCTAAGCGTGGTGTTCTTGGTCTACCTACTAATAATAACAGTGTGCCTCATTTCGCTAGCCATCTTGGAAGTGAAATGGGCTGGTATAGGATTGGAAGAGTGGTGGAGGAATGAACAGTTTTGGCTCATTTCTGGAACCAGTGCACACTTGGCTGCTGTGGTGCAGGGGCTGCTCAAAGTGGTTGCTGGGATTGAAATATCCTTCACTTTGACTTCAAAATCGGCAGGAGAAGACGTTGATGACATCTTTGCAGACTTGTACCTTGTGAAATGGACTTCGTTGATGATTCCACCAATTGTAATTGCAATGGTGAATATAATTGCCATTGCCATTGCATTTTCAAGGACGATCTACAGTACAGTTCCTCAATGGAGCAAGTTCGTTGGTGGAGCATTCTTTAGCTTTTGGGTGTTGGCTCATCTGTATCCTTTTGCCAAAGGTTTGATGGGGAGGAGAGGAAAGACACCAACGATTGTGTTTGTTTGGTCAGGTCTCATTGCAATCACACTTTCTTTGCTTTGGATTGCCATTAGTCCCCCAAAAGCAAGCTCAACAGAAGCTAACGGAGGAGGGTTTCAATTCCCTTGAAACCTTGACTTCAAACCTCCGCCCTTTTGGTCCATCTTTCCTTACAACTTACAGGGACAAGTAACTAACTCATGTACGTACGTTAATGCATGCAACTGTAACATATTGGTAAATGACAGAGACaacttcttaatttatttgtccATGCAGGTACATTATCAAGTTccacattattatttttggcaAGCATACATATTTTTTGTAAGTGAACAAGCAAGAAATGAAGGATATTCTTCGAAAATATTAATACTTCTTCAAGAGCAGTCGTGCTTTATATTATTGAATTATCAtcgatccccccccccccccccccccccccccccccccctttttttttgtagaaaaaTGTAATTcggtatttaaattaaaatcaatgatatatcatataatttCTTTGATCTTTCATAGATTTCAAGGGGTAAAATTAGCACAACAAGATCTTTAAGATAGTTTAACATATACTTGTAATTATCATATTGGAATCGGAGCATCATAATATAAGTTTTAGAAATCACAACCACCAAGGTGGTAGTTAAATTGGTATGAGTTAATATTTCATGGCTTCGAGGTCAGAAATTCAAGTCAGGATATAAGTTAAAACCACTTATAATAATAAAGTCTGACTTTTGAATCATGTAATAGGCTTTGGACCAGTTAGATATTTTGGAGGTGTTGTGGTAACGAGCTCGCTTTGGGGCAATAGCTATGGCTCAAACTGAATATTCTGCAGTGAGGAGAGACTCCTATGGTCACGTCCAAGAAGGATTGCTACGATGGTCGCCCGCACTTCCTATTTGCTTGAGgggggaaaaaaattgaaatcataAACACAATTTTTGCATGCCCAaacattttaaaaccaaaataaaataaattaataaagggAAAGTAATCTTGCACTCTCAAACAATTGAGGTTTTACATTTGGCATTCCAAACTATTAAAATTGAGGCATTGCAGTAttagaattacaaaaaaataaaaataaaaataaaaaaaaataacacttgCATTCTAGTTGATTTTTGACAATTTTGAAAGTTTGAC
This genomic interval from Carya illinoinensis cultivar Pawnee chromosome 2, C.illinoinensisPawnee_v1, whole genome shotgun sequence contains the following:
- the LOC122300430 gene encoding cellulose synthase-like protein D4 translates to MASLSSQPSKKNMRSARGTSDSSQGSRNSNGQTVKFARRTSSGRYVSLSREDLDMSGEFSGDYMNYTVHMPPTPDNQPMDTSVAAKAEEQYVSNSLFTGGFNSVTRAHLMDKVIESEVSHPQMAGAKGSACSMPACDGKVMKDERGADVIPCDCRFKICRDCFMDAQKGNGLCPGCKEPYKAEDYDQDDPQDFSSGALPLPAPNGTKRDPKNMSMMKRNQTGEFDHNRWLFETKGTYGVGNAYWPQDDIYDDEDDEGFKGGMMESMDKPWKPLSRRMPIPAAIISPYRLLVFVRLVVLCFFLHWRLSHPNEDAVWLWLMSVVCEVWFAFSWVLDQVPKLCPINRCTDLQVLHDKFDMPSPANPTGRSDLPGVDLFVSTADPEKEPPLVTACTILSILAVDYPVEKIACYVSDDGGALLTFEAMAEAASFADLWVPFCRKHNIEPRNPETYFSLKVDPTKNKSRLDFVKDRRKVKREFDEFKVRINGLPDSIRRRSEAFNAREEMKMLKHMRESGADPLEAVMKVQKATWMADGTHWPGTWTMPASEHARGDHAGILQVMLKPPSCDPLMGEADERIIDFSDVDIRLPMFVYVSREKRPGYDHNKKAGAMNALVRASAVLSNGPFILNLDCDHYIYNCRAIREGMCFMMDRGGENICYIQFPQRFEGIDPSDRYANHNTVFFDGNMRALDGVQGPVYVGTGCMFRRFALYGFDPPKTDEISQSTDSEMHTLKANDFDPDLDVNRLPKRFGNSIMLSESIPIAEYHGRPLADHSAVKYGRPPGILRAPRDPLDATTVAEAVSVISCWYEDKTEWGDRVGWIYGSVTEDVLTGYRMHNRGWHSVYCITKRDAFRGSAPINLTDRLHQVLRWATGSVEIFFSRNNPLLASRRLMLLQRLAYLNVGIYPFTSLFLIVYCFLPALSLISGNFIVQTLSVVFLVYLLIITVCLISLAILEVKWAGIGLEEWWRNEQFWLISGTSAHLAAVVQGLLKVVAGIEISFTLTSKSAGEDVDDIFADLYLVKWTSLMIPPIVIAMVNIIAIAIAFSRTIYSTVPQWSKFVGGAFFSFWVLAHLYPFAKGLMGRRGKTPTIVFVWSGLIAITLSLLWIAISPPKASSTEANGGGFQFP